The genomic region TGCCGGTACGGTCCGGAGCCGATCGCCTTTCCCGTCGTCGCCTCGTCCAGCGCACCCGCCTTCGAGAACACGTGCTTCGGCATGATCTTCGCGAGGGTGAGCCGCTGGGCCCCGTCCGGGAAGGGGAACTTGAGAATGAGTTCCACCGACTTCTCGTCGACCTTCTTCACCTCCTTCAGCCAGGACGCGAAGAAGTTCTTGGCGAGCGTCGTCGTCTTCGGATCCAGTACGCGCTCATAGGTGAAGACCACGTCGTCGGCGGTGACGGGCTGCCCGTCGTGCCACTTCGCGCCCTCCCGCAAAGTGAACTTCCACGTCGTCGCCCGGAGATCCGCCGGAATCGCCGTCGCGAGCGCCGCGTACGGCTCACGGCTGATCGGGTCGGTGTCCAGGAGCCCCTCGTAGATGTGGTGGTTGCCGGCCATCGCGAAGGCCGAGGCCGTCATCAGCGGGTCCCAGCTCTGGTCGTTGCCGTAGCCGATCACCGCGGTGAGCGTCCGGTCGGCGCCCTCGCCCCCACCGCCCGTCTCGTTCGTGGACTCCGGCCCCGACGAACAGGCGGAGAGCGTCGAACTGATCGCGGCGGCGGCGCCCAGCGCGCCGGAGTACTTCAGGAACGACCGGCGGTGCAGCGCCGGTGCAGGGGTCGCGTCGCGCACGGTTCCTCCAGCAAGGGGTGGGAGATACGACGTCCTACGTCATAGGTGCAGCGTGACCATAAGAGGGGGCGTGGGGACGGTCAAGGGAACGCGCACGAATGCCGTTTCTTCCAGAGGTGCGACCAATGTCGCCCTGAAACGCGCCGAGTTGACGGATGGTCAATCACTGATTGACGGCCGATCCTGTCTGGAGGTGGGACGTGGGATGTCCAGCGCGCGTACGATGCGGCGCATGTCTGAGCGGCGCGTGTCCGACGACCCGAGGAACGACAGCCCGAGCAATGACGGCCCGAGCAGCGACGGCCGACCCAAGGACGACGGGCCGAGCAATGACGGCCGACCCAAGGATGACGGGCCCGGGAGCGCCGGCCCCCGGAACTCCTTCCCCCGGGCGCGCTCGGTCCGTGAGCCGCGGGTGAGCAGCCAGATCCAGCGCGAGGTCATGCAGCTGATCCTCGACCGCAGACTCCGGGCCGGCGCGCCCCTGCCCACCGAGGCCGAACTGATGGAGTCCCTCGGCGTCAGCCGCAACTCCGTCCGCGAGGCCCTCAAGGCACTCCAGGCCCTCGACATCGTGGAGATCAGACACGGCTACGGCACCTACGTCGGTGAGGCGTCACTGACCCCGCTCGTCAACGGCCTGACCTTCCGCACGCTGGCCCAACAGGGCGACGACACGGGCGCGTTGGCCGAGATACTCCAGATCCGGGAGGTCCTGGAGGA from Streptomyces sp. NBC_00878 harbors:
- a CDS encoding FadR/GntR family transcriptional regulator, which codes for MSERRVSDDPRNDSPSNDGPSSDGRPKDDGPSNDGRPKDDGPGSAGPRNSFPRARSVREPRVSSQIQREVMQLILDRRLRAGAPLPTEAELMESLGVSRNSVREALKALQALDIVEIRHGYGTYVGEASLTPLVNGLTFRTLAQQGDDTGALAEILQIREVLEEGLVRRVVGRLSDAELARLEAVVERMEEAGAAGHPFPELDREFHELLYAPLGNALVPQLLGAFWAVFRRVAGVRGWTDDPTPHVTVRRHRDIVVALRAGDVEGAQKAMADHFRGIEARAAQESRGVG